CTGAATCGAAATAAAGGCTGTAATGCAAATTACCAAACACTCACGTTTTTGTTTAAAAATGGTACCACATTTAAAGACCATGCGAAAATGGTGGAGAAAATTATGAAAAAATTTATCCCAAGTTTCGCACGTCAGGATTAGCTCGTATGATATCGAAAAGTCATTTGCCCTTATAAATAAAAAGGAGAAGAGTAAAAGGAACCTTAGTTATCCCGATTTCCTAACTAACATTTTGATTTTTAAATAATAAAAGCAAAAGTATATCTCCTTCGAAAGTCTGCTCACTGCTGAAGGAGATATGGCTCAAAAAAACGCATCCCACTTCTCCTGCGAGTTCACAGACGACGAATTCGGACCTGCAGTCCACAATTTTAACCAATTTTTGAACAAACAACTCCTGCTGTCCCACTACAGAACTGGAAAGGGAGAATTAATACAACTGGATGCCAAGGATGTTTATGAGAAAAATTTCGGACTTAATCCCAAGGGCGGTTTTTCTGGCGTGCGATGGCATATTGGCAACTCAATATTATGAAGTAGAGGATGCATGATAGTAAGTTCCAATATCTTGAGGGAAGAGCCATACCTAATATTTATAAAATGCATCCAAGTTATGCAATTCCGATACATATTTTTGATCTCAATGATTCATTATTGAAGGCAGACGAATTATCCAAATTTTCTTGTTTTGTTAAATGTAAGTTAAAGAAAGATTCTTCTGTAAAAGCTATTTATAAATCATAAAATCAATATTTATCTTTTTAAAATAAAAAATCTATGTATGATTTTTGTTATTCTTGGCAGGAATTATGCATATTAACGCCAACAAAATAAATTTATCTATTTATTAATATTTAAAATTAAGAAAATCTGAGAAATTATAATTTTTTAAATTGTTTAACATGAAAACTAATATTATATTACCTTCGGTTATTTTGACGTTAAATTTATTATATTCTTGTACCTTCATATCCTCAAAAAAAGAAGAAACAAGGAACTCCTATATTCCTCCTTACTACCTACATTATAATACTCCTGCCTACATTGCAGGAAAAGATATGATTAGAAATTCATTAAAATCATACTGGGATTTATCGTCCAATATGACTCCACAACCAAATCTTAATCCATATGATAAAAAATGGAATGGAAGCGAAACAGCTCTTATGTTAGCGGCAGCTATCGGGGATATTGATACCATGAAGAAATTACTCGAATTTGGTGCTGATATCAATGTTGCTTCAAATGAAATGAAGCTACCCTCTATGACCTTTCCCTACAGAGAAACTGCCTTACATTATGCTGCTCGTACAGGACAAACAGGTGCCTACAATTTTTTGATTAAACAAGGAGCTAACCAGAATTTGAAAAATACTGATGGAATAACAGCCCAGCAATTACTGGAGACTGAAGTAAAAAATAATTAAAAATCAAAAAAAACTTTTATAATAATCAAACAAACGTATTAATATAGAATTTAAATATAATAATTAATATTATAAAGTGACATACAGGATGAAAAAGGAGGTATAGGCCTGCCGCACAGTAACAGGATAAGAATATATACAGGACAATGTCTTCCAAGAAAAGATTTCAGAAAGAACTTATTAAATTTAAAATTATCCTCTCTCTTCGGAAGGAAAACATAATGAAATGGATAAAAAATAATAAGAAAACCAGTTTTTCTATTATAGCATTATTGGCCTTGCTCATCTTTTTCCTTTATCCCGGCAATGATATTACATGCCTG
This DNA window, taken from Akkermansia muciniphila, encodes the following:
- a CDS encoding ankyrin repeat domain-containing protein, producing MKTNIILPSVILTLNLLYSCTFISSKKEETRNSYIPPYYLHYNTPAYIAGKDMIRNSLKSYWDLSSNMTPQPNLNPYDKKWNGSETALMLAAAIGDIDTMKKLLEFGADINVASNEMKLPSMTFPYRETALHYAARTGQTGAYNFLIKQGANQNLKNTDGITAQQLLETEVKNN